The sequence ATGCACCGCGGCGTGTTGGTCGGCCAGGGTGCCTCGCCCGGTCAGGGTAAGCATCGGTTGAGAGACGTACGCGCCATGGTCGAGCACAATGTGGACAAACTTCACACCACGCGCGGCTGCGAACGCCGACAGCTTCTCGGCGTGATGAGCGTAAGCCGTGATGTGGATCTCGAAGTCCCCCGACACCTCAAGCATCGGCGGAGTCTATGGCACGGCTATCAGGCTGGGAAACGCGATTCCCGCACCGCCTGGCGTGGCTTTGTCGGACTTCTACAGGTCGTCGATTGACAGGTGCTCGCTCGGCGCACCTCCACCGTCCTGGCACAGGCACGCCAGCCACCGCAGGGCCGCAATTCGGAGCGCGGACGTAAGGGCATCGCGGGGGCGTGGCGGTGAGATCCTGGGCGGCATCACAGACCTCGACGCCAAGCGAATCTCTGTCGGTGCCTGCGGGAGGCGCGCGAGGCGCTGTTCGGAAAGCTCGACGGGCTGTCGGAGCACGACCTACGGCGCCCCCTCGTGCCGACTGGGACGAACCCGCTCGGGCTGGTCAACCACATGACCTCGGTTACCGCCTTCGGCGAGGTGTTCGACCGACCCTCCATCGGCCTGTGGCGCCGAGTCTGGGCACACGCGGGCTACTGGGCCGCAAAGCCTGGGTCGCTGCCTACCGCAACCCGATCACCTAACCGCACGTCAGGAGTCCGCGGTGGAGACACTGCTACATCTCGGCGATGATCGCCGCCGTCGAGGTGCTCCGCCGCCCCGTACGAGGCACGCTGAGCACCAGTCGCAAACTGGCGCGGCTCGCCGACGACCTGCTCGGTAAGCCCGTCCGCCCCGGCCTACCCAACGGCCGACCCGGACTCATGGCCCGGGTGGGCCAATCGAGCGGCGGCTGGACGCGCTGGAGGAGCTACGCCCCAGCGGTGGTCGGTCGATCAAAGACCAGGTGGACCGAACCGAGCGGGCCACCGGCGCCGACAACCCCAGGAAGGGGTGACCGTGTGGGAACGGCGGAGGGGTCCCGCCCTTACCGACAAGCAGCAGGAGCGGGACCCCTCAGGATCCGATGTGTTCACAATGCTATCCGGCGCAACCAGGTACGTCGCCGGAGCAGTTGTCCGGTCGGTTCTTGATCACGACCGTGCCGGTCGCGACGTTCAACTCGACTATTCCGTTGGGCTCGTTGAAGATACCCCCACCTTCTACGACGGCCGTGTTCTTGACCACCTCGGTAGCAAAGAGGGTAGCCGTTGAGGTGGATTCGTTATTTATGCCACCACCCTGGTCACCTGCCTGGTTGCCGATAATCTTTGTGTGTCGCAAAACCAGATTGCCGGCACTGTAGATACCACCACCGTCGGCATTGGCGGTGTTGTGCTTAACCAGACTGTCCTCGATGACAACGGAGACTTCTAGATTTGACCGCAGTCCACCACCATCGCTCTCGCTGGCGGTGTTACCGGCAAGAGCGCCGCGCCGGAGTGTGAATTGCCCACCTTCTACGAAGATACCGCCAGAGTCGGCGGCAGCATTGTACGTGATACGGGTATCCGTGACAATTCCGACGCCACTTTCTACAAGAAGACCACCGGCAAGACTTTGAGCATGATTGGCAGCAATAGCGCTGCGCTCGATCCGGACTACTCCTTCCGCACTACTTACTCCACCCCCACGGTCCGCGGTATTAGTAGACATATGGGACTTGCTGATTTCGAGTGCGGCGGTGCTGGCGATACCTCCGCCGGAAGAACCAGCAGTGTTCTTATCTACTGTGGAGTTATCAATTCGGGTGGTGCCGTTGTTGGAGATGCCACCGCCGTCAGCGCTGGCGATGTTGCGGGTGATGGCGCCGTGTCTGACAGTCAGTTCTCCGCCAGTGTTGACAAGGATTCCCCCACCGTTATCGGTGGTCTGGCCACCGGTGATCTTCAGGTGGTTGAGGTTGAGCCGGCCGCCAGTGTCGACGGTGATGATCCGGAATGGGTCGACGGCGGCCGCGCGGGTGATGGTGGAGTTCTTCCCGTTGAGGGTGATCGGGGTGGTGATCGCCGGCAGACCAGCACCCTCGATGTCGACGGTGAGCAGGTAGGTGCAGTCCTTGGCGAGGTCGAGCACGGCTCCGCCGCGGGCGTTGGCGAGGGTGATCGCGGCGATCAGGGCGTCCGCCTCACAGGGGACGGGTACACCCTTCGGCTTCTTCCCCTCCTCCTTGTCACCCCTGTTCTTGTCTTTGTCGTCGAGTTTGCCGTCATCGTGTTGGCGGCGGTCATCGTCCGCGGACGGCCGATCTCCGGCGGTGGTGGGGGTACGTGCGACAGCGTCAGCGGCCGGGCCGGCGGCGACGCCCGCGGCGGTCAGGGCCAGGCCGGTCATCCCGGCCAGCCCGACAGTCCACCATCGGGATCTGGCGCGGCCCGCGCCGGGCCGCTCGGGTACGTGATCGTGGAGCGGATGGTTCATGCGGTCTCGGTGTCCTTCCCCGTCAGCGGCGAGACCCACCCGGGCCAGGCCCGGAGTAGTGGCCCTCGGCTACCAGGCAGGCGGTAGCAACCACCCCCGACGCTAAACCGACACCAACCCCATACGGACATGAACACGAATGCAACCCTCAAATGAGACACCGGCGCTACAACCTAAACGCCACCACACCCCGAAGGGAACCTGCGGGTGCCGAAAAACTTCATCCACCCTGGTCGCAGTCATCCTGATCGCGGCATGTGTGGCCGGACCCGGGCTGGTTTCAACGACCGGACCTCGACGATGCTCTCTGCACAGCGCTTGGCAAAGATGATCGGTTGTGTTGCTGCGGCTGGCCTACCTCGGTGTGACCAACGCTCTGGCTCCGCTGCGGGTGTTGCCGATGAGCGACCGCGACAAGGACGCCGAGATCCTCGCCCTACGTCACCAGATCATGGTGCTCGAACGGCAACTACACGGCGACCAGGTCCGGTTCACCCCCGCGGACCGGGCCTGGCTGGCCGCTCTGCTGCACCCACTACCCCGCAGCGTGCTGCACCACCTGCGGCTGCTGGTACGCCCGGAGACCGTGCTGCGCTGACACCGAGACCTGATTGACCGCCGACATCCCCGACACTCCCGACCTCTTCGGCCGGGACGGCCACCGACGATCCGACCGATCCGCACGCTCGTGCTACGCCTGACTCGGGACAACACCGGCTGGGGATACCGGCGCATCCACGGTGAACTGCTCGTCCTCGGGGTGAAAGACGCTGCCTCCACCGTCTGGCAGATCCTCAAAGACGCCGACGTCGATCCGGCACCGGACCGCGCGCACAGCACCTCGGCGACGTTCCTACGCTCCCAGGCTCAGGCGCTCGTCGCCGCGGACTCCTTCGAGACTGTGACGCTGACCGGTACCCGCCCTGTACGTCCTGGCCCTGATCGAACACGCCACCCACCGCGTCCGGATCCTCGGCGCCACCACGCACCCGACCGCCGCCTGGGTGACCCAGACCACCCGCAACCTGGTGATGGACCTCGAAGACGCCGGCTGCCAGGTCCAGTACCTGACCCGCGATCGCGACGGCACGTACCCGGCCCTGTTCGACACCATCCTGGCCGACGCCGGTATCGAGGTCACGCTCACCGGCGTCCGCATGCCCCGCATGAACTCGATCATGAAACGCTGGATCCAAACCTACCGCCACGAACTCCTCGACCGGACCCTAATCCTCAACCAGTCCCACCTGATGCACGCCCAACGCGAGTACGAACACCACCACAACGAACACCGAGGGCACCGAGGCATCGCCAACGCCCGACCACGGGCACCGCTACCCGCCCCGATCACCGACCGCAACCGACTCGCTCAACTGAACATCCACCGACGTGACCGACTCAGCGGAATCCTCCACGAATACGACCATGCCGCTTGACCAGCACGGATGGCACTTTCGGCACCCGCAGCCCTGATCGGCGCCGTCGAGCTCCGGGTCACCGCCGCTGCCCACCGCCGCGGCGAGTTCGGCTACGTCCTGGCTAGATCCGCCTGGGGTCAGGGCTACGCCACCGAGGCAGCCGCAACTGTGCTCACCTACGCCTTCGAACAGGCAGGACTGCACCGGGTCGCTGCCACATGCGACCTGGCTAACGTCGCCTCCCGCCGTGTCCTGGAGAAGATCGGTATGAAGTACGAGGGCCACCTCCATGACTACCTGCACATCCGAGGTGAGATGCACGACCGCCTTCTCTTCGCTGCCGTCCACCCATGACCACCTTACTTAGACGGTGCAGCGCCCCTTTCCAGCGAGGCGTCAGACGACTAACCAGCATCACGGATGGTGGTGACTGGCCTGGAATCGGCGACAGTTGAATAGGCGCTCTCACCAGTAGACGAACACCGGCGCTCGGCCGCAACAGTCGCGCCCTGGTGGTGGTCGTCGACGAGCACCACCAGGGCGACGTGCTGACAACCCCGTCAGACCCCGTAAGAGACTCTTTTCGCCTCAGTCGTGCGGTGAACTCCACAATCGAAGCCGGCAACTCGGTACGCCGCGCTGGTCTGATCTTAGCCTTAGCGATGCCTCTCTTCGGCGCCAGCGGCAGCATGCCCCCCGCCGCTGCGATTGGACTCCTCCTGGCGACGACCGTGATTTACACACTTGGCGACCTGTGGCACTCGGTAGGCGGCGCTGGCCTCGCCTACGACCTGGCGCGTCCGGACGCGATCGGCGCATACCAGGGTGTGGACCAGTTGATCGGCGGCCTCGTCCGCGCGGCTGGTCCTGCCCTGCTGTCTCTGCTAATCCTGAGCGGCACAACGGCCGGCTGGGTCGCGACCGCCGTGCTGTTCGCGATCGCCGGACTGCTCGCACCGGGACTTACCCGATGGGCTGAGCGGAGCCGACCGCCTGCCGTGCTCGCAGCGGTGAACAATTGATTCAGACTTAGCGGGACATGCCCGGGCAGGTGTGGTAAACCGGCAACAATCCCGACTTGAGCGCCACGGCCAGGCTCGGTGCGGCGGCGTCTCGATCCGATAGTAGCGGCGAGCGCACTGGCCACTCGATCCCCATATCCGGGTCGAGCGGGTGAACAGCGTGCTCAACGGCGGAGTTGTAGGTGGTGGAGCAGAGGTAGCTCACCGTGGCGTCCTCGCTGAGTGCGCAGAAACCCTGCCCCAGGCCCTCGGCGAGATAGACGGCTCGCCGGTCGGCGTCATCGAGGCCTAGTCGTAGCTTCCAGCCCGGAACCAACCGCAACGCTGGTCAAGCAGCGGCACGAGCGACACCCGTTGCCCTGCGGTAACGGGCTCTGACCAGCGTTGCCGTTGGTTTTCGGCGGACTACTACGACCAGGCCGGCTGACGAGCAATTGTGGGCACGGTGATCGCCCACCATCGGACACGACGGCGTGATCTTGGATGTTAGTGTGGCCGACCGTGGTTACCCGTCCTCTGCAGTTAGCTCCCCGTCTCCACGGGGCTGGCGCGCCGACCGTGGTGTTCGTCGCCGGCTTGGGCGATCGTGGGGCGACCTGGGACGCGGT comes from Salinispora tropica CNB-440 and encodes:
- a CDS encoding dTDP-4-dehydrorhamnose 3,5-epimerase family protein, encoding MRLVPGWKLRLGLDDADRRAVYLAEGLGQGFCALSEDATVSYLCSTTYNSAVEHAVHPLDPDMGIEWPVRSPLLSDRDAAAPSLAVALKSGLLPVYHTCPGMSR
- a CDS encoding integrase core domain-containing protein; this translates as MTQTTRNLVMDLEDAGCQVQYLTRDRDGTYPALFDTILADAGIEVTLTGVRMPRMNSIMKRWIQTYRHELLDRTLILNQSHLMHAQREYEHHHNEHRGHRGIANARPRAPLPAPITDRNRLAQLNIHRRDRLSGILHEYDHAA
- a CDS encoding GNAT family N-acetyltransferase, whose protein sequence is MALSAPAALIGAVELRVTAAAHRRGEFGYVLARSAWGQGYATEAAATVLTYAFEQAGLHRVAATCDLANVASRRVLEKIGMKYEGHLHDYLHIRGEMHDRLLFAAVHP